One genomic window of Sarcophilus harrisii chromosome X, mSarHar1.11, whole genome shotgun sequence includes the following:
- the SLC10A3 gene encoding P3 protein, with translation MALSSSNGRTRESAGTGWERGCSSPKRALWWAVLLAGLLGGARGVPDANFSVAPGSKTPLSKGRYLSIGEDSVMEFEFPEKSKGIIVVSSCYPAQSNRTAFGPVLSVTSLDTEVLSIENVTAQSWDNSHFVVNIQSGLAGLAPLRIRLLDLQKVPPMLIEERQDFLIKVSPVEDDAPGHQGGLGRFSESPVLYVLLPFVFVNKCAFGCKVELEGLKGLVKSPHPVLLGIVGQFLLMPLYGFLMAKVFTLPKALALGLIITCSTPGGGGSYLFSLLLGGDVTLAISMTLISTVAATGFMPLSSALYGHLLSVHETLHIPFSKILLTLLFIAIPISAGMVIKYKMPRVSRVLLKVIKPFSVVLILGGLFLACRMGAFILADVRPPIVLAGLTVPLAGLLVGHTLAACLKLSVPHQRTVSFEVGIQNSLLALAVLQLSFRHLQADQASQAPFIVALSSTSEMLALVIGHLAYNSLYSVT, from the coding sequence ATGGCATTAAGCAGCAGCAATGGCAGAACCAGGGAAAGTGCTGGCACGGGATGGGAGCGTGGCTGTTCATCGCCCAAACGCGCGCTCTGGTGGGCCGTGCTGCTTGCCGGCCTACTCGGCGGGGCTCGGGGAGTCCCCGACGCTAACTTCAGCGTGGCCCCCGGCTCCAAAACCCCACTCTCAAAGGGCAGGTATCTGAGCATTGGGGAAGACTCCGTCATGGAGTTTGAGTTCCCAGAGAAAAGCAAGGGCATCATCGTGGTCTCTAGTTGTTACCCAGCCCAGAGTAACAGGACGGCATTCGGGCCCGTGTTGAGCGTCACCTCTCTGGACACAGAGGTGCTGAGCATTGAGAACGTGACCGCCCAGAGCTGGGACAACAGCCACTTTGTGGTGAACATCCAGTCTGGCCTGGCCGGCCTGGCGCCGCTGCGCATCCGGCTGCTCGACCTCCAGAAGGTTCCCCCTATGTTGATCGAGGAGCGACAAGATTTTCTCATCAAAGTTTCTCCCGTGGAAGACGATGCTCCCGGCCACCAGGGAGGCCTGGGCCGCTTCTCGGAGAGCCCGGTGCTCTACGTGCTGCTTCCGTTCGTCTTCGTCAACAAGTGTGCGTTTGGTTGTAAGGTGGAGCTGGAGGGTTTGAAAGGGCTGGTGAAGAGTCCCCATCCGGTGCTGCTGGGCATCGTGGGCCAGTTCCTCCTCATGCCCCTCTATGGCTTTTTAATGGCCAAGGTCTTCACTCTGCCCAAGGCCTTGGCGCTGGGACTCATTATCACCTGTTCCACGCCCGGCGGGGGAGGAAGCTACCTTTTTAGCCTGCTCCTCGGGGGGGACGTGACCCTGGCCATCTCCATGACCCTGATCTCCACGGTGGCAGCCACGGGCTTCATGCCACTGTCCTCCGCGCTCTACGGCCACCTCCTCAGTGTCCACGAGACGCTGCACATTCCTTTCTCTAAGATCCTCCTGACCTTGCTCTTCATCGCCATCCCCATCTCCGCCGGCATGGTCATCAAGTATAAAATGCCCAGGGTTTCCAGAGTCCTGCTCAAGGTCATCAAGCCTTTCAGCGTCGTTCTCATCCTAGGGGGGCTCTTCCTGGCCTGCCGAATGGGGGCTTTCATCTTAGCCGACGTCAGGCCCCCGATTGTGCTCGCGGGGCTGACGGTGCCCCTGGCTGGCCTCTTGGTGGGCCACACTCTGGCGGCCTGCCTCAAGCTCTCCGTACCCCATCAGCGGACAGTCAGCTTCGAGGTGGGCATACAGAACAGCTTGCTGGCTCTCGCTGTGCTTCAGCTGTCCTTCCGACACCTGCAGGCTGACCAAGCCTCCCAGGCCCCCTTCATCGTGGCCCTCAGCAGCACCTCCGAGATGCTGGCCCTCGTCATCGGCCACTTAGCCTACAATAGCCTCTACTCTGTCACCTAA